In a single window of the Nitrospira sp. MA-1 genome:
- the sthA gene encoding Si-specific NAD(P)(+) transhydrogenase has protein sequence MSSSITTPTQFQYDLICIGSGPAGQRAAIQAAKIGKRVAVIEKKRTVGGACLETGTIPSKTFREAVMSFTGPHQHWGRSPDTAKIRPTADQLVARVAEVIRTEGEVMNDQLRRNDVELIQGEATFVDPHTLLVHTDNQSQTLSSAHILIAVGTIPTPPPNIPIDGQYIFDSDGIIHLQQLPRTMTVVGAGIIGIEYASMLGALGVEVTLVDSRIRPLEFLDGEIVDELIYQMRNHQVTFRLGETVEKLEISDTPSRKVVIHLASGKRLVSGLALYSVGRTGATATLQLEKAGLTVDARGRLPVDSQYRTPVQHILAAGDVIGFPSLAATSSEQGRLAACYAFGLEANPMTSLFPVGIYAIPEISMVGATEEQLTLQKIPYEVGIARYREIARGTIMGDLNGMLKLLFHRNDHRLLGVHVIGTGATELIHIGQAILHTERGLEYFLTTVFNYPTLAECYKVAALDAYNKLCET, from the coding sequence ATGAGCTCCTCAATCACTACACCCACTCAATTTCAATACGACCTCATTTGTATCGGGAGCGGACCAGCGGGTCAACGGGCGGCGATTCAAGCCGCCAAAATAGGGAAACGGGTCGCGGTCATTGAAAAAAAGCGTACAGTGGGCGGTGCCTGTTTAGAGACCGGGACCATTCCCAGTAAAACCTTTCGAGAAGCCGTCATGTCCTTTACCGGACCCCATCAACATTGGGGTCGTTCACCGGATACAGCGAAAATTCGACCCACGGCCGACCAATTGGTCGCGCGCGTGGCGGAGGTTATTCGCACCGAAGGTGAGGTGATGAACGATCAATTACGAAGAAACGATGTGGAACTCATCCAAGGGGAAGCCACTTTTGTGGATCCCCACACCCTGTTGGTTCACACCGACAACCAGTCACAAACCCTGTCGAGCGCCCACATTCTGATTGCGGTAGGAACCATCCCGACACCTCCTCCCAATATTCCCATAGACGGCCAATATATTTTTGACAGTGATGGCATCATCCACCTGCAACAGCTCCCACGAACCATGACCGTGGTTGGAGCCGGGATCATCGGTATTGAATATGCCTCAATGTTAGGGGCACTTGGCGTCGAAGTCACCCTTGTGGATTCACGAATTCGTCCCTTGGAATTTCTCGATGGTGAGATTGTTGATGAGCTCATTTATCAAATGCGGAATCACCAGGTCACCTTTCGTCTCGGTGAAACTGTCGAAAAATTAGAAATTTCGGACACACCATCCCGGAAAGTCGTGATCCATTTGGCTTCCGGGAAACGACTGGTCTCAGGCCTTGCCCTCTATTCCGTCGGACGAACGGGAGCCACAGCAACACTCCAGCTCGAGAAGGCGGGATTGACTGTAGATGCCCGCGGCCGCCTGCCGGTCGATTCTCAATATCGCACCCCAGTCCAGCATATTCTGGCGGCAGGTGATGTCATCGGTTTTCCGAGCTTGGCCGCCACCTCTTCCGAGCAAGGCCGCTTAGCGGCCTGCTATGCCTTTGGTCTGGAAGCCAACCCCATGACAAGCCTGTTCCCTGTTGGTATTTATGCCATTCCGGAAATTTCGATGGTGGGAGCCACAGAGGAACAACTGACCCTCCAGAAAATTCCGTATGAGGTGGGAATAGCCCGTTACCGCGAAATCGCTCGTGGCACAATCATGGGAGATTTAAACGGCATGTTGAAACTGTTATTTCATCGAAACGATCACCGGCTCTTGGGCGTACATGTGATCGGAACGGGAGCCACAGAACTCATTCACATCGGACAGGCCATCCTTCACACCGAACGTGGGCTCGAATACTTCCTCACGACCGTCTTTAATTATCCCACGCTGGCGGAATGCTACAAAGTAGCGGCCCTCGACGCCTACAACAAACTTTGTGAAACATAG
- a CDS encoding acetyl-CoA carboxylase carboxyltransferase subunit alpha gives MREYLDFEKPLKELEERIAKLVKSKSKKVSVQEAIVKSTEQLANLEREIFANLSPWQHSQIARHPQRPSISDYLEHMTEGFMELHGDRLFGDDRAIMGGFATWRGRSIMAIGHEKGKSLKERMRRNFGMAKPEGYRKALRLMKLAERFNRPIITFIDTPGAYPGVDAEQRGQAEAIARNLLEMSRLQVPILAVVTGEGGSGGALALGVADRILMLEHAIYSVISPEGCAAILWGDASKSADAATALRMTGPELRKLNIIEEVIPEPMGGAHRDPKTMADRISQALDTHFLQLQKLSPAALRQQREAKFRSLGTFGSSQATPKQVKTVNS, from the coding sequence GTGCGTGAATACCTGGACTTTGAAAAACCCCTGAAAGAACTTGAGGAACGCATTGCCAAGTTGGTGAAATCAAAATCTAAAAAGGTTTCGGTTCAGGAGGCCATCGTCAAATCAACCGAACAACTGGCAAATCTTGAGCGTGAGATCTTTGCCAATCTCTCGCCATGGCAACATAGCCAGATCGCCCGACACCCACAGCGCCCTTCGATTTCTGATTACCTGGAACACATGACGGAAGGTTTCATGGAACTCCATGGTGATCGCCTGTTCGGCGACGACCGCGCAATCATGGGAGGGTTTGCCACATGGAGGGGCCGCTCAATCATGGCGATCGGTCATGAAAAAGGAAAATCATTGAAGGAACGCATGCGCCGGAATTTTGGTATGGCCAAACCAGAGGGTTACCGAAAAGCGTTGCGTCTCATGAAATTAGCGGAACGCTTCAACCGACCCATCATCACCTTTATCGATACTCCAGGAGCATACCCCGGCGTTGATGCGGAGCAGCGCGGCCAAGCCGAAGCTATCGCCAGAAATTTGCTGGAAATGTCCAGATTGCAGGTGCCGATTCTGGCTGTGGTCACAGGAGAAGGCGGTAGTGGTGGAGCGTTGGCCCTGGGAGTGGCAGATCGTATTCTGATGCTCGAACATGCAATTTATTCGGTGATTTCTCCGGAAGGCTGTGCCGCAATTCTGTGGGGAGACGCCTCAAAATCTGCCGATGCCGCTACCGCCTTACGAATGACGGGGCCGGAGTTACGCAAACTTAATATTATCGAGGAGGTCATACCCGAACCAATGGGAGGTGCCCATCGAGATCCAAAAACTATGGCCGACCGTATCTCGCAAGCACTGGATACCCATTTCCTGCAATTACAGAAATTGTCGCCGGCAGCGCTCCGACAACAACGAGAGGCCAAATTCAGGAGCCTGGGAACCTTTGGCTCTTCTCAGGCCACGCCAAAACAGGTAAAGACAGTCAACTCGTAA
- a CDS encoding heavy metal-binding domain-containing protein, with the protein MILTTTHNVEGHQIKDYLGVVAGEAILGTNFFKDFFANIRDIVGGRSGAYEKELRRAREIAFQEIQEEALRVGANAIVGIDLDYEVMGETGSMLMVSISGTAVRVE; encoded by the coding sequence ATGATACTGACAACGACGCACAATGTTGAAGGCCATCAGATTAAAGACTATTTAGGTGTGGTCGCCGGAGAGGCTATCTTGGGCACTAATTTTTTCAAGGATTTTTTTGCCAATATTCGTGATATTGTCGGAGGCCGATCGGGGGCATACGAAAAGGAATTGCGACGCGCGCGTGAAATCGCCTTTCAGGAAATTCAGGAAGAAGCCTTGAGGGTAGGAGCCAATGCCATTGTTGGAATCGATTTGGATTACGAGGTTATGGGAGAAACCGGGAGCATGCTCATGGTGAGTATAAGCGGGACTGCCGTGAGGGTTGAGTGA
- a CDS encoding metallophosphoesterase, whose protein sequence is MADKHMTQHHDQEAFAKLVDRIGPEHAGQRMEMQAHYSALLLKGYHLHIHMEEFPAIAWLIKTLLKTTGIWPLAVKNTSQYRIVEHTVSIPHLPESFEGFRIVHLSDLHIEGMIDKGHALQAAMSRLQYDLCVMTGDFRFLTYGHYDKTLILMEELVKTLKAPYGVTGILGNHDWLEMVPGLERCGIRMLLNEAQSLEKGSDAIWLLGLDDVHYYETGDLEKTVRLAPNDAVRILLVHSPEIIPEASNAGMDLYLCGHSHGGQICLPGGNPIITHCRCPRSYKAGPWQYRSMQGYTSRGVGTSLFPIRLFCFPEIIIHTLTRAPQS, encoded by the coding sequence ATGGCTGACAAGCACATGACCCAACACCACGACCAAGAAGCCTTTGCAAAATTAGTGGACCGTATCGGACCTGAACATGCAGGCCAACGCATGGAGATGCAGGCCCACTATTCGGCCCTTCTCTTAAAAGGCTATCACCTCCATATTCACATGGAGGAATTTCCAGCCATTGCCTGGCTTATCAAGACTCTCTTAAAAACAACCGGTATTTGGCCATTAGCTGTGAAGAATACGTCACAATACCGAATTGTCGAACACACCGTCTCCATCCCTCACCTGCCAGAATCCTTTGAGGGATTTCGCATTGTGCATTTGTCAGATCTCCATATTGAGGGGATGATCGATAAAGGCCATGCGCTCCAGGCCGCCATGTCCAGGCTGCAGTACGACCTGTGCGTCATGACCGGTGATTTTCGCTTTCTCACCTATGGCCATTATGACAAGACGTTGATACTCATGGAGGAATTGGTGAAGACCCTCAAGGCTCCTTACGGGGTCACGGGCATTTTGGGGAATCATGATTGGCTCGAAATGGTGCCTGGGCTCGAGCGATGTGGAATCCGAATGCTACTCAATGAAGCGCAATCCCTGGAAAAGGGGTCGGATGCGATTTGGCTCCTCGGGTTGGATGATGTCCATTATTACGAAACGGGCGATCTGGAGAAAACCGTACGCCTCGCACCCAACGACGCCGTGCGTATCCTCTTAGTGCATTCGCCGGAAATTATTCCCGAAGCCTCGAACGCCGGCATGGACCTCTATCTCTGCGGCCACTCGCACGGAGGCCAAATTTGTCTACCTGGGGGCAATCCCATCATCACCCATTGTCGTTGCCCCAGGTCCTATAAGGCAGGCCCATGGCAATACCGTTCAATGCAAGGATACACTTCTCGAGGAGTCGGCACGTCCCTATTTCCCATTCGCCTCTTCTGCTTTCCCGAAATCATCATTCACACGCTCACACGAGCTCCCCAATCTTGA
- the bfr gene encoding bacterioferritin — MKAKKGVVDFLNKVLTNELTAINQYFLHGEMCGNWGYEQLHNEIRKHSIDEMKHAEEIIEHLLYLEGVPNMQRLGTIKIGETVPEQFKSDLALEHEAVVLLAEAIAHCTTVGDFTTRAKLEGIIKSEEEHIDWIETQLETIKQVGVENYLSQHMHEE, encoded by the coding sequence ATGAAGGCAAAAAAAGGCGTCGTCGATTTTCTGAATAAAGTTCTTACCAATGAACTCACCGCGATCAATCAATATTTCCTACACGGCGAAATGTGTGGAAATTGGGGATACGAACAATTACATAACGAAATTAGAAAACACTCAATTGATGAGATGAAGCATGCGGAAGAGATTATTGAGCATCTTCTCTATTTAGAGGGTGTTCCGAATATGCAACGGTTGGGAACGATTAAAATTGGGGAAACGGTTCCTGAGCAATTTAAATCAGACTTAGCTCTTGAGCACGAAGCGGTTGTTCTTCTCGCCGAGGCCATTGCCCATTGTACCACTGTGGGAGATTTCACTACACGGGCAAAGCTCGAAGGTATCATCAAAAGTGAAGAAGAGCATATCGACTGGATAGAAACCCAATTGGAAACGATTAAGCAGGTGGGAGTGGAAAATTATCTCAGCCAACATATGCATGAAGAGTAG
- a CDS encoding DNA polymerase III subunit alpha, whose product MPAQFVHLHLHTQYSLLDGANQLTPLFQQVKNFGMPAVAMTDHGNLFGAIDFYQKAKAHDVKPIIGCEAYMAPGNRTQRAGHLAHNEYFHLILLATNQVGYHNLIKLSSKAYLEGFYYKPRMDKELLQEHQEGLIALSGCLSGEVPQLINHQDMEGALRVADEYRSIFGKDRYYLEVQANGLDHQLVANRGLLEIHKKLGIPLVGTNDCHYLNKRDARPHEIMLCLQTGKTLKDPNRMKFDTDQLYVKSTEEMIAEFSEFDRAVLNTTQVAEQCDLQLEFGTTYLPDYHVPEGQSHDSYLQHLSEEGLRARLRERPTAIAPEVYQQRLHTELAVLNAMGYAGYFLVVWDIINFARSRKIPVGPGRGSAAGSLVAYALRITDLDPLTYNLLFERFLNPERVTMPDIDMDFCMDRRGEVINYVIEKYGEEHVCQIITFGTLGAKAAIRDVGRVMDFPYAEVDRVAKLVPTQLNITLQDSLKLEPRLQELVDQDAKMKELMDTAMALEGLARHASTHAAGVVISQKPLMDHVPLYKTSNDEIVTQYTMTDLEKVGLVKFDFLGLKTLTMIHDAVRMVNAKLPTESPLDINNLALNDLQTFELLSSGKTSGIFQLESSGMRNLLVKIKPETFEDLIAILALYRPGPLESGMVDDFIKRKRDASQIVYDPPQLEPILKETYGVIVYQEQVMAVANQLAGFSLGQADLLRRAMGKKKHEEMAKQKELFVSGAKGKGISEKISEKLFDQMAFFAGYGFNKSHSAAYAVVTYQTAYLKAHFPTEFMAALLTSEMGNTDKMVGYFSECRELGVHILPPDANQSLKNFSVVPEGIRFGLVAIKNVGGNAVDVILESRDTEGPFSSFIDFCCRIDSQKVNKRVLEGLIKVGAFDSMGLTRASTFQVLDEALEHASTIQRNKREGQTSLFEILAPEPATPKQDGFGFVIPQIPEWSQNDLLKYERELTGFYITAHPLNRHSVGITHFSTCSTQTIRDVGDGREVKVCGVISSLKITTTKKGNRMAYAQLEDLHGTVEAIIFPETFKQHEELLGPESVVRISGTVDLMDNGARIKATKVESLSQLENETVKHVTLQVHEQDVLPHNLLDLKDIFERHRGPTPISLAFHLHPDLTASMSGLSDIGISPSPEFLEEVEHLLGTSTVTFQ is encoded by the coding sequence GTGCCGGCACAATTCGTTCATCTCCATCTTCACACCCAGTATAGCCTCCTCGACGGAGCCAACCAACTCACACCCCTGTTCCAACAGGTGAAGAATTTCGGCATGCCCGCCGTCGCCATGACCGACCATGGCAATCTCTTTGGCGCCATTGATTTTTATCAAAAAGCCAAAGCTCATGATGTGAAACCGATTATCGGGTGTGAAGCCTATATGGCTCCAGGCAACCGTACCCAGCGGGCAGGCCACCTTGCGCATAACGAGTATTTTCATCTGATTCTTCTTGCGACCAATCAAGTTGGCTATCACAACCTGATTAAACTCTCCAGCAAAGCCTATCTTGAAGGCTTTTATTATAAGCCTCGCATGGACAAGGAATTATTACAGGAACATCAAGAAGGTCTCATTGCCCTTTCAGGGTGTTTGAGCGGTGAGGTGCCTCAGCTCATTAACCATCAGGATATGGAAGGGGCTCTCCGGGTGGCCGATGAGTATCGGTCCATCTTTGGAAAAGACCGCTATTACCTGGAAGTGCAGGCCAACGGCCTGGATCATCAACTTGTTGCGAATCGGGGATTACTGGAGATTCATAAGAAGCTTGGCATCCCGCTGGTGGGCACCAACGATTGTCATTATCTCAATAAACGAGATGCGCGTCCGCATGAAATCATGCTGTGTCTTCAAACGGGAAAAACGCTCAAAGATCCTAACCGGATGAAGTTTGACACCGACCAGTTATATGTGAAGTCCACAGAAGAAATGATTGCGGAATTTTCAGAATTTGACCGTGCAGTCTTGAATACAACCCAGGTGGCCGAGCAGTGCGATCTTCAATTGGAATTCGGAACCACATATCTGCCTGACTATCACGTACCTGAGGGTCAATCACATGACTCCTACCTTCAGCATCTTTCAGAAGAAGGCCTTCGAGCCCGTTTACGGGAACGCCCGACGGCCATAGCCCCCGAGGTCTACCAGCAGCGCCTCCACACCGAACTCGCCGTGCTGAATGCCATGGGGTATGCCGGATACTTTTTGGTTGTGTGGGATATCATCAATTTCGCCAGATCCCGAAAAATTCCAGTCGGGCCCGGACGAGGATCGGCCGCCGGCAGCCTCGTGGCTTACGCTCTGCGCATTACGGACCTCGATCCCCTCACCTACAACCTGCTCTTTGAACGCTTTCTCAACCCCGAACGTGTCACCATGCCGGATATCGACATGGATTTTTGCATGGACCGCCGCGGCGAAGTCATCAACTATGTCATTGAGAAATACGGTGAGGAGCATGTGTGTCAGATCATTACCTTTGGCACGCTAGGCGCCAAAGCGGCCATTCGGGATGTGGGAAGAGTCATGGACTTCCCCTATGCAGAAGTTGACCGGGTCGCGAAGTTGGTTCCCACCCAACTCAACATCACCCTCCAGGATTCCCTGAAGCTGGAACCTCGGCTGCAAGAACTTGTCGATCAAGATGCCAAGATGAAGGAGCTCATGGATACGGCGATGGCCCTGGAAGGCTTGGCTCGACATGCCTCGACTCATGCCGCCGGTGTGGTCATTTCGCAAAAACCCCTCATGGATCATGTGCCCCTTTACAAAACAAGTAACGACGAAATCGTCACCCAATACACCATGACCGATTTGGAAAAAGTCGGGTTGGTGAAATTTGATTTTCTGGGTCTCAAAACCCTGACGATGATTCATGACGCGGTTCGGATGGTCAATGCCAAGCTTCCAACTGAGTCTCCCTTGGATATTAACAATCTAGCCTTGAATGATCTCCAGACGTTTGAGCTCCTCAGTTCCGGAAAAACCTCAGGGATATTCCAGCTGGAAAGTTCCGGCATGCGAAACCTGTTGGTCAAAATCAAACCGGAAACCTTTGAGGACCTGATCGCCATTCTCGCACTCTATCGCCCCGGCCCCTTAGAGAGCGGCATGGTGGACGATTTCATTAAACGAAAACGCGATGCCTCCCAAATTGTCTATGACCCCCCGCAATTGGAACCCATTCTCAAAGAAACCTATGGGGTGATCGTTTACCAGGAACAGGTGATGGCCGTCGCCAACCAGTTAGCTGGATTTTCACTTGGGCAAGCCGACCTACTCCGACGGGCGATGGGTAAGAAAAAACATGAGGAAATGGCCAAACAAAAGGAATTGTTTGTCTCAGGGGCCAAAGGAAAGGGAATTTCGGAAAAAATCTCCGAAAAATTATTTGATCAAATGGCCTTTTTCGCCGGGTACGGGTTCAATAAATCACACTCCGCCGCCTATGCGGTCGTGACATACCAGACCGCTTACCTGAAAGCCCATTTTCCCACTGAATTTATGGCGGCCTTGCTGACATCTGAAATGGGAAATACTGACAAGATGGTTGGCTATTTTTCGGAATGTCGCGAATTGGGAGTACACATTCTGCCGCCCGATGCCAATCAAAGTTTAAAAAACTTCAGTGTGGTCCCTGAGGGTATCCGATTCGGGTTAGTGGCGATAAAAAACGTCGGCGGAAACGCCGTGGACGTGATTTTAGAATCCCGAGACACGGAAGGCCCATTTTCTTCCTTTATTGATTTTTGTTGCCGCATTGATTCGCAGAAGGTCAACAAACGGGTGTTGGAAGGACTCATTAAGGTCGGTGCCTTTGATTCTATGGGTCTCACGCGCGCCAGCACGTTTCAGGTCCTGGATGAAGCCCTTGAGCATGCCTCGACGATTCAACGCAATAAACGGGAAGGCCAAACCAGTCTGTTTGAAATATTGGCTCCGGAACCGGCCACGCCAAAGCAAGACGGGTTTGGTTTCGTCATTCCACAGATTCCCGAATGGTCTCAGAATGACTTACTCAAATATGAAAGAGAGCTCACCGGTTTTTATATTACTGCGCATCCACTCAACCGCCACAGCGTGGGGATCACTCATTTTTCTACCTGCTCGACCCAGACGATTCGCGACGTCGGCGACGGACGAGAGGTCAAAGTCTGCGGGGTCATTTCAAGCCTCAAAATTACCACGACGAAAAAAGGCAACAGGATGGCCTATGCCCAATTGGAAGATTTACACGGAACCGTTGAAGCCATTATTTTCCCTGAAACCTTTAAGCAACACGAAGAATTATTGGGACCGGAATCGGTCGTTCGGATATCGGGTACCGTTGACCTGATGGATAACGGCGCCCGCATCAAGGCCACCAAAGTCGAATCGCTCTCCCAATTAGAAAATGAAACCGTGAAGCATGTGACGCTCCAGGTCCACGAACAGGACGTTCTCCCCCATAATCTGCTAGACTTAAAGGACATATTCGAACGTCACCGTGGTCCGACCCCTATTTCGTTGGCGTTTCACTTGCATCCGGATCTGACCGCCAGCATGTCAGGATTGTCGGACATCGGCATTTCTCCGTCCCCGGAGTTTTTAGAAGAAGTGGAACATCTCCTCGGCACATCCACGGTCACCTTCCAATAA
- a CDS encoding TIGR03545 family protein: MTKWIRWWGLGAFVVFAGIFGCVWIFLVDGWVKSLIEGAGTEAVGAQVELDAADLSLFPAGLSLTRLQVTNPRKPMTNAVEVANVTMGLDGLNLLRRKVIVEEMALEGVRLGTLRTTSGAVKPIPDVSAEEESGMFSLALPALEVPDVKNILEKEDLETIRLIEALKGDVEREKEAWEARLKELPGKAQLAEYKERVKSLKKAAKGGLEGVLGGVGEVQVLKQDIEQEIESLKGAKKEFEEKLALLRTRLDQVKTAPQRDIQHLKAKYNLSPKGLAHVSQTLLGPQIGSWVHQGAAWYERAKPFLEGDRAGGGEDGPQVDKPLRGKGVDVHFQEVHPLPDFLIRLTKVSISLAVGDLAGTIHNITNDQPTLGQPITFVFSGDRLKGVQSVSLEGFLNHVVPADSKDHLTVQAKGYEMDNLALSKNDKWPVTLASGVGGVNVNADLKDRGLKVHGIGNFHSLHFSAGKDGDTNPLTKSLSSAVAGVSEFSVQANVTGTLEQHEVTVSSDLDGVLQDPAGKMVNEMAAKFGTELQSAISAKIAEPMQQLQNNFGGFEEIAGQLTERVTQHDAVLKSLLEKSLPIKGLKDLPGGLKLPF, encoded by the coding sequence ATGACGAAATGGATTCGGTGGTGGGGGCTTGGGGCGTTTGTCGTGTTTGCAGGCATTTTCGGTTGCGTGTGGATATTTTTGGTGGATGGATGGGTGAAAAGTTTGATCGAAGGGGCAGGGACCGAAGCCGTGGGAGCTCAGGTAGAGCTGGATGCGGCTGATCTCAGCCTGTTTCCCGCTGGCCTCTCGTTGACCAGATTGCAAGTGACGAATCCCAGGAAGCCCATGACCAATGCGGTGGAAGTGGCCAACGTGACTATGGGTTTAGATGGACTGAATCTCCTACGGCGAAAAGTCATTGTGGAAGAAATGGCTTTGGAAGGTGTTCGTTTGGGCACTCTCAGAACCACATCCGGCGCCGTCAAGCCAATCCCAGACGTGTCTGCTGAAGAGGAGTCCGGGATGTTTTCTCTTGCGCTTCCGGCTCTTGAAGTTCCTGACGTGAAAAATATTTTAGAAAAAGAAGACCTGGAAACCATCCGATTGATTGAGGCATTGAAAGGGGATGTTGAGCGGGAAAAAGAGGCATGGGAGGCAAGGTTGAAAGAGTTGCCGGGGAAAGCCCAGTTGGCCGAATACAAAGAACGGGTGAAAAGTCTGAAAAAGGCTGCAAAAGGCGGACTGGAAGGCGTTTTGGGCGGAGTGGGGGAAGTGCAGGTCTTGAAACAGGATATTGAGCAGGAAATTGAATCGCTCAAAGGGGCGAAGAAGGAGTTCGAGGAGAAGTTGGCGTTACTACGCACACGCCTCGATCAGGTGAAAACCGCACCGCAACGGGATATTCAACACCTCAAGGCCAAATACAATTTATCCCCAAAAGGGTTGGCTCATGTGAGTCAAACATTATTGGGGCCCCAGATTGGATCATGGGTTCATCAGGGAGCGGCCTGGTATGAACGAGCGAAGCCGTTTCTGGAAGGGGACCGCGCAGGGGGAGGAGAAGATGGCCCACAGGTGGACAAGCCTTTACGTGGGAAGGGTGTGGATGTGCATTTTCAGGAAGTGCATCCGCTTCCCGATTTCCTGATTCGTCTGACGAAGGTATCGATCAGTTTAGCGGTAGGTGATTTGGCCGGGACCATCCATAATATCACCAACGACCAACCGACATTGGGACAACCCATAACGTTTGTTTTTTCCGGAGACCGGTTGAAGGGGGTACAGTCTGTTTCGTTGGAAGGGTTTCTCAACCATGTGGTGCCCGCCGATTCCAAGGATCATCTGACGGTGCAGGCAAAAGGGTATGAAATGGATAATCTGGCATTATCCAAAAATGATAAATGGCCCGTCACACTGGCTAGCGGGGTGGGTGGTGTCAACGTAAACGCGGATCTCAAGGACCGGGGATTGAAAGTTCATGGCATAGGGAATTTCCACAGTCTTCACTTCTCGGCAGGAAAAGATGGTGATACCAATCCTTTAACCAAATCCCTCAGCTCTGCCGTGGCGGGTGTATCTGAGTTTTCTGTTCAGGCTAATGTGACGGGGACATTGGAACAACATGAAGTCACGGTATCCTCTGATCTGGATGGTGTTCTTCAGGATCCGGCTGGCAAGATGGTGAATGAAATGGCTGCAAAGTTTGGCACTGAACTTCAATCGGCCATCTCGGCGAAGATTGCCGAACCGATGCAACAACTTCAAAATAATTTTGGCGGGTTTGAAGAAATTGCCGGTCAATTAACCGAGCGCGTCACGCAGCATGATGCTGTGCTCAAAAGTCTTCTTGAAAAAAGCCTTCCTATCAAAGGATTAAAGGATCTTCCCGGCGGACTCAAGCTACCGTTTTAA